A stretch of Lactuca sativa cultivar Salinas chromosome 6, Lsat_Salinas_v11, whole genome shotgun sequence DNA encodes these proteins:
- the LOC111914127 gene encoding probable receptor-like protein kinase At1g80640: MKIFLGFLFVLVLDFEISSTDARPEASFPFSAISVPESSPAAPPIPSIPASMADFTSGTEIDITKHQHSSSRKVLIGLITVSSVMAIIIVSIICLWICHRKNIHKSGKIGTKKLDSLRGLPLSSFVSRTNGVFKTKIEKGSVVVMDYNVLESATNNFGESEILGVGGFGCVYKARLDDNLHVAVKRLDGISQDAIKEFQTEVDLLSKIHHPNIITLLGYCVNDETKLLVYELMHNGSLETQLHGPSSGSNLTWHCRMKIALDTARGLEYLHENCKPSVIHRDLKSSNILLDSSFNAKLSDFGLAIMDGAQNKNNIKLSGTLGYVAPEYLLDGKLTDKSDVYAFGVVLLELLLGRRPVEKLAESQCQSIVTWAMPQLTDRSKLPNIVDPVIRYTMDLKHLYQVAAVAVLCVQPEPSYRPLITDVLHSLIPLVPVELGGTLRLTQTRPSVSVDP, from the exons ATGAAAATCTTTCTtggttttttgtttgttttagttTTGGATTTCGAAATTAGCTCAACTGATGCCAGACCCGAAGCTTCATTTCCGTTTTCTGCGATTTCTGTTCCTGAATCCTCACCTGCCGCGCCTCCCATTCCTTCAATTCCGGCGTCAATGGCCGACTTCACTTCAG GAACTGAAATCGATATCACGAAGCACCAACACAGTTCAAGTCGAAAGGTTCTTATTGGGCTCATCACAGTTTCGTCTGTGATGGCGATCATCATAGTGTCCATCATATGTTTGTGGATATGCCACAGAAAGAATATACACAAATCAGGCAAAATCGGTACCAAAAAATTAG ATTCTTTGAGAGGGCTTCCATTGAGTTCATTCGTTAGCAGAACTAACGgtgttttcaaaaccaaaatcgaAAAGGGATCGGTGGTTGTTATGGATTATAACGTGTTAGAATCAGCAACAAATAACTTCGGTGAAAGCGAGATATTAGGCGTAGGTGGATTTGGATGCGTGTATAAAGCTCGACTCGATGATAATTTGCATGTAGCTGTTAAAAGATTAGATGGTATTAGTCAAGACGCCATTAAAGAATTCCAG ACGGAGGTGGATCTATTGAGTAAAATTCATCATCCGAATATCATCACCTTATTGGGATATTGTGTTAATGATGAAACCAAGCTTCTTGTTTATGAACTGATGCATAATGGATCTTTAGAAACTCAATTACATG GGCCTTCCAGTGGATCCAATTTAACATGGCATTGCAGGATGAAGATTGCTCTAGATACAGCAAG AGGATTAGAATATTTGCATGAGAACTGCAAACCATCGGTGATTCATAGAGATCTGAAATCATCTAATATCCTTCTGGATTCCAGCTTCAATGCTAAG CTTTCAGATTTTGGTCTTGCTATAATGGATGGGGCCCAGAACAAAAACAACATTAAGCTTTCAGGGACATTGGGTTATGTAGCTCCCGAGTATCTTTTAGATG GAAAATTGACGGATAAAAGTGACGTGTATGCGTTTGGAGTTGTGCTTTTAGAGCTTTTACTTGGAAGGCGACCTGTAGAAAAATTAGCAGAGTCGCAATGCCAATCTATTGTCACTTGG GCTATGCCACAATTAACAGACAGATCAAAGCTTCCGAATATTGTAGATCCCGTGATCAGATACACAATGGATCTCAAGCACCTGTACCAA GTTGCTGCGGTGGCTGTGTTATGTGTACAACCGGAACCAAGCTACCGGCCATTAATAACCGACGTCTTGCATTCTCTGATCCCTCTTGTTCCCGTTGAGCTTGGAGGGACTCTAAGACTTACACAAACAAGGCCTTCGGTATCAGTCGACCCATGA